In one window of Nodosilinea sp. PGN35 DNA:
- a CDS encoding ABC-F family ATP-binding cassette domain-containing protein — protein MAKLLLSAQGLSYGVDPAVPLFESVHLSLQAGDRTALVGRNGSGKSTLMKLLAGQLQPTLGSVSRYGSVAYVPQVSTLPQTQPGETVLERLSAAAEDWWGIDEYLRAQFGTRLDLALPLRQLSGGELTQLLLAIALAPAPDILLLDEPTNHLDLLALEQLRLGLEPFAGALVLVSHKPHFLDQVVSTVWELTPQGLREYGGNYSLYRQQKQAHRLAAERSHEVAQKALHRAKAMAQAEQKRAARSQRSGRQNAESSGMGKMAQHYFANRATGTAGTAAKRTQAAIAQAAQRVAETKLKTPKASIIQLEETSPKHRTLVDIRDGQLRVGGTVLVRDIQLQVVVGDRVAIAGANGTGKSSLVRAIATAADGVSLDAADLRLADPLAVVYLDQTYGLIDRSRTVLDNMQTANPALPYQQLRQQLGHFLFFDQAVEKPASALSGGELARLALAMISIANLDLLILDEPSNNLDIDTVEVMINAINHYRGALWVISHDLDFLSRIGIDRAFQIKDSTLRPMTALPEAIAAYSQELLADPGAS, from the coding sequence ATGGCAAAACTACTCCTTTCGGCCCAGGGGCTCAGCTACGGGGTTGACCCCGCCGTTCCCCTGTTCGAGTCGGTTCACCTCAGTCTTCAAGCGGGCGATCGCACTGCCCTAGTAGGCCGCAACGGCAGCGGCAAATCCACCTTAATGAAACTCCTGGCCGGGCAGCTCCAGCCCACCCTAGGGTCTGTTTCCCGGTATGGCTCGGTGGCCTACGTGCCCCAGGTCAGCACCCTGCCCCAGACCCAACCCGGGGAGACCGTGCTGGAACGCCTCAGCGCAGCAGCGGAGGACTGGTGGGGCATCGACGAGTACCTGCGGGCTCAGTTCGGCACCCGGCTGGATCTGGCGCTGCCCCTCCGCCAGCTGAGCGGCGGCGAACTGACCCAGCTGCTGCTGGCGATCGCCCTGGCCCCGGCCCCCGACATCCTCCTGCTGGACGAACCCACCAACCACCTGGACCTGCTGGCCCTGGAACAGCTGCGGCTCGGTCTGGAGCCGTTTGCGGGGGCGCTGGTGCTCGTCTCCCACAAGCCCCACTTCCTCGACCAGGTGGTTTCGACGGTCTGGGAACTGACCCCCCAGGGGCTGAGGGAATACGGCGGCAACTACAGCCTGTACCGCCAGCAAAAACAGGCCCACCGCCTGGCGGCAGAGCGCTCCCACGAAGTAGCCCAAAAAGCGCTGCACCGGGCCAAGGCCATGGCCCAGGCGGAGCAAAAGCGGGCTGCCCGCTCCCAGCGCAGCGGCAGGCAAAACGCCGAGAGCAGCGGCATGGGCAAGATGGCCCAGCACTACTTTGCCAACCGGGCCACGGGCACGGCGGGCACGGCGGCCAAACGCACCCAGGCGGCGATCGCCCAGGCGGCCCAGCGGGTGGCCGAAACCAAGCTCAAAACCCCCAAGGCCAGCATCATTCAGCTGGAGGAAACCAGCCCCAAGCACCGCACCCTGGTAGATATCCGCGATGGCCAGCTCCGGGTGGGAGGCACCGTTCTGGTGCGGGACATTCAGCTTCAGGTGGTGGTTGGGGATCGGGTGGCGATCGCCGGGGCCAACGGTACGGGCAAGTCCAGCCTGGTGAGGGCGATCGCCACAGCAGCCGACGGGGTGTCGCTCGATGCCGCCGACCTGCGCCTGGCCGACCCCCTGGCCGTGGTCTACCTGGATCAGACCTACGGGTTGATCGATCGCAGCCGTACCGTGCTGGACAACATGCAGACCGCCAACCCGGCGCTGCCCTACCAACAGCTGCGCCAGCAGCTCGGCCATTTCCTCTTTTTTGATCAGGCGGTGGAGAAGCCCGCCTCGGCCCTGAGCGGGGGCGAACTGGCCCGGCTGGCCCTGGCCATGATCAGCATTGCCAACCTTGACCTGCTGATTTTAGACGAGCCCTCCAACAACCTGGACATCGACACAGTAGAAGTCATGATCAATGCCATCAACCACTACCGGGGTGCCCTCTGGGTGATTTCCCACGATCTGGATTTTCTCAGCCGCATCGGCATCGATCGCGCCTTTCAAATCAAAGACTCCACCCTTCGGCCCATGACCGCCCTGCCCGAGGCAATTGCAGCCTACTCCCAGGAATTGCTGGCCGACCCCGGCGCTAGCTGA
- a CDS encoding helix-turn-helix domain-containing protein — MAYTVKDGCIACDSCRPECPNDAIKTAADGYWIDPTLCDRCDDVEAPRCVIACPVGSLAPLQPKKGRNKSTLLPAAIPTIFLNGKTTPFASSMVVWEACNILAQRQSLPWRADGERRLFYERSIHRGQGTMRFRLATNPEAVDPTPMPYELGVAALARFDLRAACLHLIFAACATNHDRPWEEPFVLNDQHVEQYLGLNRRKDLTKLEKLTLIKELIHQACQILVALDWPRQGKVQRFSLSEHPVWHLLDTQYYFEADAEGARHLIGLSFTVRAGRWAQHFLNRQDYRKQTAFYQYGTLPQSLLMEVMGSWQQHEGAMRLLLWLVFKLRLGSDHRMTVRTLLRLAYGDARLTEATTVRGAHKRLLRIFEHDLEAISDYGLRPQFDPETYGPDIQPLWARVADIPDDAEAALAFWTDDANRDRSLTDRAPRDKWQRLLNARLLGFELPEDWQQSVRKPRPQRRRSPKPTAQPATYALSSDTIKAARQRLNLSQRALAQRLGKSQSWIRDVENGRFSVGESDRTLLQDVLGLA; from the coding sequence ATGGCTTACACCGTTAAAGATGGCTGCATTGCCTGCGATAGCTGTCGCCCGGAGTGCCCCAATGACGCTATCAAGACCGCTGCCGATGGCTACTGGATTGACCCTACCCTGTGCGATCGCTGTGATGATGTCGAGGCCCCCCGCTGCGTCATTGCCTGCCCAGTCGGTTCCCTGGCTCCCCTTCAGCCCAAGAAAGGGCGCAACAAAAGCACTCTGCTGCCCGCCGCTATTCCCACTATTTTCTTAAACGGCAAGACCACTCCCTTTGCCTCCTCCATGGTAGTGTGGGAGGCCTGCAACATTTTGGCCCAGCGCCAGTCGCTGCCCTGGCGGGCCGATGGTGAGCGTCGGCTCTTCTACGAGCGCTCTATTCACCGGGGGCAGGGCACCATGCGGTTTCGACTGGCCACCAACCCAGAGGCGGTTGACCCTACCCCAATGCCCTACGAGCTGGGCGTTGCTGCCCTGGCCCGCTTTGACCTGCGCGCCGCCTGTCTGCATCTGATTTTTGCCGCCTGCGCCACCAACCACGATCGCCCCTGGGAAGAGCCCTTTGTGCTCAACGACCAGCACGTTGAGCAGTATCTGGGCCTCAACCGCCGCAAAGACCTGACCAAACTCGAAAAACTCACCCTGATCAAAGAGCTAATTCACCAAGCCTGCCAAATTTTGGTGGCCCTCGACTGGCCCCGCCAGGGCAAAGTGCAGAGGTTCTCCCTGAGCGAGCATCCGGTCTGGCACCTGCTCGACACCCAGTACTATTTTGAGGCAGACGCCGAAGGGGCTCGCCACCTGATTGGGCTGAGCTTTACGGTCAGGGCAGGCCGCTGGGCGCAGCATTTTCTCAACCGGCAAGACTACCGCAAGCAAACCGCCTTTTACCAGTACGGCACCCTGCCCCAGTCTTTATTGATGGAGGTAATGGGCAGCTGGCAGCAGCACGAAGGAGCCATGCGGCTGCTGCTGTGGCTGGTGTTTAAGCTGCGTCTGGGCAGTGACCACCGCATGACCGTGCGCACCCTGCTGCGCCTGGCCTACGGTGATGCTCGTCTCACGGAAGCCACCACCGTGCGCGGTGCCCACAAGCGCCTGCTCAGGATCTTTGAGCACGATCTAGAAGCCATTAGCGACTACGGGCTCCGGCCTCAGTTTGACCCAGAGACCTACGGCCCCGACATTCAGCCGCTGTGGGCCAGGGTGGCCGACATCCCTGACGACGCCGAAGCCGCCCTCGCCTTTTGGACCGACGACGCCAACCGCGATCGCAGCCTCACCGATCGTGCCCCCCGCGACAAGTGGCAGCGCCTGCTCAACGCTCGCCTGCTGGGGTTTGAGCTGCCCGAAGACTGGCAGCAGAGCGTGCGCAAACCCCGTCCCCAGCGCCGCCGATCGCCCAAGCCGACAGCCCAGCCTGCCACCTATGCCCTCTCCAGCGACACCATTAAGGCGGCCCGCCAGCGGCTCAACCTCAGCCAGCGGGCATTGGCGCAGCGCCTCGGCAAAAGCCAAAGCTGGATTCGCGACGTGGAGAACGGGCGATTTAGTGTGGGGGAGAGCGATCGCACCCTGCTGCAAGATGTTTTGGGCCTGGCCTAG
- a CDS encoding NYN domain-containing protein: MSFSHESSSLDLCDEISDLLCALLTTAQRQNPKLLTEPCRRWLETVSPEMQRAKINALLQQKSDVPRLLKAVDHSLEKFFTPNFQQSKAHGQFLQRLQKIVAAQTHQSDNAGSSGGDSRNFIKSEPSGLLLVDAENINLTEDLEKYLQTVGQYPIRHRLAFGNWCRLGGRDKELHRRGYQMVHVPSGKNSADIKMSLDASVISLWNPSIREVFICSTDTDLQHLSHTLLNLGILPYRVSQHNNSFSIFDVAQQKTQVVHLSQETSKTPNKPLTSDSSIAEASNHQGEVAAKPEAAKTPTLAEMSRWLKIIVLQEQQANPDQPITISRLGKLFRDRNQISANQVLKANSDYKTLTQFLMAHSGFELLPLPDGSQTEVRLKPAAPEQSSAASGNAQAAKGATAQKITDAQSLEQALVKLLWSLSSGQSSSQIDLGVINTQFANVHGEPLSNVLKRIGEPKGLPKFFAKCSSLRIQKHGKSWRVAVVCVG, encoded by the coding sequence ATGTCCTTCTCCCATGAGTCATCAAGCTTGGATTTGTGTGACGAGATTAGCGATCTGTTGTGCGCTCTGCTGACTACAGCACAACGGCAAAACCCGAAACTCCTGACAGAACCCTGCCGACGCTGGTTAGAGACCGTCTCCCCGGAGATGCAGCGAGCCAAAATTAACGCGCTGCTTCAGCAAAAATCGGATGTTCCACGCCTGCTCAAGGCTGTTGACCACAGTTTAGAAAAATTCTTTACTCCTAATTTTCAGCAGTCTAAGGCCCACGGCCAATTTTTACAACGGCTGCAAAAGATAGTTGCAGCGCAGACCCACCAGAGTGATAATGCCGGTTCTAGTGGAGGAGACAGCAGAAATTTTATTAAATCTGAACCTTCAGGGCTTTTGCTAGTGGATGCTGAAAACATTAATCTAACGGAAGATTTGGAAAAGTATTTGCAAACTGTAGGTCAATATCCGATCCGCCATCGACTAGCCTTTGGCAATTGGTGCAGGCTGGGTGGGCGCGATAAAGAGTTGCATCGGCGCGGGTATCAGATGGTACATGTTCCCTCCGGCAAAAACAGTGCGGATATCAAAATGTCCCTAGATGCCTCTGTCATTTCTCTGTGGAACCCCTCTATTCGCGAAGTCTTTATCTGCTCTACAGACACCGACTTGCAACACTTAAGCCACACGCTTCTAAACCTGGGAATTCTGCCCTATCGAGTTAGCCAGCACAACAACAGTTTCTCTATTTTTGATGTTGCCCAGCAGAAAACTCAGGTAGTTCATCTGTCCCAGGAAACATCAAAAACTCCCAATAAACCCCTAACGTCAGATTCCTCTATTGCAGAGGCTAGCAATCATCAAGGGGAGGTTGCTGCCAAGCCTGAGGCCGCGAAGACACCTACGCTGGCAGAAATGAGCAGATGGCTAAAAATCATAGTTTTGCAGGAACAGCAGGCGAATCCTGACCAACCCATCACCATTAGTCGCCTGGGCAAGCTTTTTCGCGATCGCAACCAAATTTCAGCCAATCAAGTGCTCAAAGCCAACTCTGACTATAAAACTCTGACCCAGTTTCTTATGGCTCACTCAGGTTTTGAGCTATTGCCTTTGCCCGATGGTTCACAGACGGAAGTCAGGTTAAAACCCGCTGCCCCAGAGCAGAGTTCTGCCGCTTCTGGCAATGCGCAGGCTGCCAAGGGTGCAACTGCCCAAAAAATTACCGATGCTCAGTCCCTGGAACAGGCTCTAGTTAAGCTGCTGTGGAGTCTGTCTTCTGGGCAGTCGAGCAGTCAGATTGATCTTGGTGTGATTAACACGCAGTTTGCCAACGTACATGGGGAACCTCTCAGCAACGTGCTGAAGCGAATTGGAGAGCCCAAGGGCTTGCCCAAGTTTTTTGCCAAATGCAGTTCTCTTCGTATTCAAAAACACGGAAAGAGTTGGCGGGTAGCAGTGGTTTGCGTGGGCTAA
- a CDS encoding (2Fe-2S) ferredoxin domain-containing protein, giving the protein MTDITSLPPWMFTLDGTFMGFVETDFAKVKTIRLEVDGEILTIKLRKEVRALLRSRLQPGDYLRCIGRSDFDGDTIKLKANQVFSLLPPLPKTCALPTRPVQQSTPQPAPSLKIRMCRKSGCQKRGGKHLAEALGQALRDRNLHTQVEIQYTGCQKHCSEAPTFTVDPGHHRYSRVQPSRLPAILDRHFAPTKPNPL; this is encoded by the coding sequence ATGACAGACATCACCTCACTGCCCCCCTGGATGTTTACCCTCGATGGCACCTTTATGGGGTTTGTAGAAACCGACTTCGCCAAGGTCAAAACGATCCGTCTGGAGGTGGACGGTGAAATACTGACGATTAAACTCCGCAAGGAAGTGCGGGCTTTGCTGCGATCGCGGCTGCAACCCGGCGACTACCTGCGCTGCATTGGCCGCAGCGACTTCGATGGCGACACCATCAAGCTCAAGGCCAACCAGGTGTTTAGCCTGCTGCCGCCGCTGCCCAAAACCTGCGCTCTGCCCACCCGCCCAGTGCAGCAGAGTACCCCCCAGCCAGCCCCCAGCCTAAAAATCCGCATGTGCCGCAAGTCGGGCTGCCAAAAGCGGGGCGGCAAACACCTCGCCGAGGCACTGGGGCAGGCGTTGCGCGATCGCAATTTGCATACCCAGGTTGAAATTCAGTACACCGGCTGCCAGAAACACTGCTCCGAAGCCCCCACCTTTACCGTCGATCCTGGGCACCATCGCTACAGCCGGGTGCAGCCCTCGCGGCTGCCTGCCATCCTCGATCGCCACTTTGCCCCCACCAAGCCCAACCCTCTATAG
- a CDS encoding 2TM domain-containing protein codes for MDYPYTASDVQAILGRALARQHRSEFSETQLIEMAEELGIDPATLDQAKLDWSAEYREAELRRSFDQKQQQEFKSHLITYLIVNAGLVGLNIVTPDTHPWSLYPLLGWGIAVVLDAAATFKWIDHDDYEVAFKKWKKKKQPKRLQG; via the coding sequence ATGGACTATCCCTACACCGCCAGCGACGTTCAGGCCATCCTGGGGCGAGCCCTGGCCCGGCAGCACCGCAGCGAGTTTTCCGAGACCCAACTGATCGAGATGGCTGAGGAGTTGGGCATTGACCCCGCCACCCTGGATCAGGCCAAGCTCGACTGGTCTGCCGAGTACCGGGAGGCCGAGCTGCGCCGCTCCTTTGACCAAAAGCAGCAGCAGGAATTTAAAAGCCATCTGATCACCTACCTGATTGTCAACGCCGGTCTGGTCGGGCTCAATATCGTTACCCCTGATACCCACCCCTGGAGTCTCTACCCGCTGCTGGGTTGGGGCATAGCCGTGGTGCTCGATGCGGCGGCCACCTTCAAGTGGATTGACCACGACGACTACGAAGTCGCCTTCAAAAAGTGGAAGAAAAAGAAGCAGCCCAAGCGCCTGCAAGGTTGA
- the nifT gene encoding putative nitrogen fixation protein NifT — protein sequence MKVMLRTNAAGKLLVYVAKKDLEEEVVSHTQADDAQIFTLSNGWELSIAGLSDPIKTPQTVEARKLN from the coding sequence ATGAAAGTCATGCTCCGCACCAACGCCGCCGGTAAGCTCCTGGTTTACGTGGCCAAAAAAGACCTCGAAGAAGAAGTGGTCTCCCACACCCAGGCCGACGACGCCCAGATCTTCACCCTGTCCAACGGCTGGGAACTCTCTATTGCGGGTCTCAGCGACCCGATCAAAACGCCCCAAACCGTCGAGGCCCGCAAATTGAACTAA
- a CDS encoding serine hydrolase, with the protein MPYLKRLAVLGLLLAGLVWASGGAPGLAQTAPTLQQQVNDYAAQSRGSQAVAALRITPEGTETALAGQTGNPTHPLPTADTLFEIGSITKVFTALLLAAQVHQGALTLDTPADTLLSTSLTLQSLASHTAGLPRLPLSRFFWSLLYPANPYRGSQPRELHRAIATADPDPTTCQYSNLGPALLGQRLATAAGQPYETLVQTQVLTPLGLTDTHFDLDAETEARLAQGHRENTLATANWQFDAYAPAGGLKSTLTDMGQFLAAAMAADWPPLALSLQPQSEDCEPNFGLGWIFTELEGAPLIMHNGRTGGYYAFVGWLPDAERGLVLLTNTSDPQGDGVATALLTGEPLPDRTVDPGSGIVALVLVGLLGYQSWSLGRSPPPRTWLKAAEELGETLLYLVLAYQLGPWQWLPVALWWGGLALLVGLSLRRLWRLRASPPAASPGSGWRSLGLVPTLLLLGWAIVGLR; encoded by the coding sequence ATGCCTTACCTCAAGCGTCTCGCTGTTCTCGGTTTACTCCTGGCTGGTCTGGTCTGGGCCAGCGGTGGGGCACCGGGGTTGGCCCAGACCGCCCCCACCCTGCAACAGCAGGTGAATGACTACGCCGCCCAGAGCCGTGGCTCCCAGGCGGTGGCGGCGCTGCGGATCACCCCCGAGGGCACCGAGACCGCCCTGGCGGGTCAGACGGGAAACCCGACCCACCCCCTGCCCACCGCCGACACGCTGTTTGAAATCGGCTCCATTACCAAAGTGTTCACAGCCCTGCTGCTGGCGGCCCAGGTGCACCAGGGAGCCCTCACCCTCGACACCCCAGCCGACACCCTCCTCTCCACCTCCCTTACCCTCCAATCCCTCGCCTCCCACACCGCCGGTCTCCCCCGCCTGCCCCTCTCCCGATTCTTCTGGAGCTTGCTCTACCCCGCCAATCCCTATCGCGGGAGCCAGCCCAGGGAACTCCATCGGGCGATCGCCACCGCTGACCCCGACCCCACCACCTGCCAGTACTCGAACCTGGGGCCTGCCCTGCTGGGCCAACGGCTGGCGACGGCGGCGGGGCAGCCCTACGAAACCCTGGTGCAAACCCAGGTGCTAACTCCCCTGGGGCTGACGGATACCCATTTTGATCTGGATGCTGAAACCGAGGCGCGGCTGGCCCAGGGGCATCGAGAAAACACCCTGGCCACAGCCAACTGGCAGTTCGATGCCTACGCTCCCGCCGGGGGGCTCAAATCTACCCTGACGGATATGGGCCAGTTTTTGGCGGCGGCAATGGCGGCGGACTGGCCTCCCCTGGCCCTGAGCTTGCAGCCCCAGAGCGAAGACTGTGAACCCAACTTTGGCCTGGGCTGGATTTTTACCGAGCTGGAAGGTGCGCCCCTGATCATGCACAACGGGCGCACGGGGGGCTACTACGCTTTTGTGGGCTGGCTGCCAGACGCCGAGCGGGGGTTGGTGCTGCTGACCAATACCAGCGACCCCCAGGGGGATGGGGTCGCCACCGCTCTGTTGACGGGAGAGCCCCTGCCCGATCGCACCGTTGACCCTGGCAGCGGGATTGTTGCGCTGGTGCTGGTAGGGCTGTTGGGCTATCAGAGCTGGTCTCTGGGGCGATCGCCGCCCCCCCGTACCTGGCTCAAAGCGGCAGAGGAACTGGGGGAAACCCTGCTGTACCTGGTTTTGGCCTACCAGTTGGGGCCGTGGCAGTGGCTGCCCGTGGCCCTGTGGTGGGGAGGGCTGGCGCTGTTGGTGGGCTTAAGTCTGCGTCGGCTTTGGCGGCTTAGAGCCTCGCCGCCAGCGGCGTCCCCCGGCTCTGGCTGGCGCAGCCTGGGGCTGGTTCCGACCCTGCTGCTGCTGGGCTGGGCCATCGTTGGTTTGCGGTAA